TCGTCGCCGCGATGTCGGTCTCGGGGCCGCTCACCGCGATCGACCCGAGCGTCAGGGAACGCGAGCTGTCGGCAGTGCTCATCGAGGCCGCCGACTCGGTGAGCGTGGCGCTGGGCTACACCGCCGCGGCGGCACAGGCGGACGGAGTCGCGGTATGACCACCACGCGTGCCACCGTTCCCGCGCCGTCGGCCTCGGGTCGGCTCTCCGACCGCACGTTCGCCGTGCTGCTCACCCTGCCCGCGCTCGCGCTGCTCGCGGTCATCGTCTGTTACCCGCTGCTCTCCGCGCTCTTCACCAGCCTGTTCGAGCAGAGCCTGATCCTGCCGGGACGCGCCTTCGTCGGCCTGCGCAACTTCGCGGACGTGCTCGGCACCGACTTCCTCCCGGTGCTGCGCAACACCGCGGTGTTCACGGTCTTCGCCACGGTGCTGCCGTTCCTCGTGGGGTTCGCGCTCGCGCTGGCGCTCAACGTCGGCGTCAGGGGGCAGTCGGTGCTGCGCGGGGTGTTCCTCATGCCGTGGGTCGTCCCGGGGGTCGTGGTCAGCTTCGTCTGGCTCTGGATCTTCAACGCCAGCTACGGACTCCTGAACGGGTTCCTCGTCCGGACGGGTGTCGTCGACGTGCCGATCGCGTGGCTCGCGGACCCGCTCTGGGCGACCGTCGCGATCATCGTGGCCAAGTCCTGGGCGAGCTTCCCGTGGATGATGGTCATGCTGCTCGCCGGGCTGCAGACCGTGCCGAAGGACCTGCACGAGGCCGCCGCACTCGACGGCGCGGGCATCGTGAAGCGCTTCCGTCACGTCACCCTGCCGCACCTGCGCGGGATCATCGGCATCGTGCTGCTGCTGGAGTTCATCTGGAACTTCCAGCACTTCGACATCATCTACGTCCTCACCGGCGGCGGCCCCGCCGGCACCACCACGACGTTCGCCGTCTCCGTCTACAACACCGCGTTCAAGGGATTCGACCTCGGCCACGCGGGCGCGATGGGCGCGCTGTGGATGGCCGTGCTCACCGTCCTCGTCGTCCTCTACATCCGTTCCAGCGAACGGAAATCCTCATGACTGCCACCCTCGACGACGTCGTCGACGCACCGCGCACCGCACCGACCCGCAGCAGGGCGGCCGGCCGCCGGCGGGTCGACGGCACGCGCATCGTCGCCTGGTGCGCGATCGTCGTCATCGGGCTGTTCGGCCTGCTGCCGATCTACTGGATGCTCGTCACGGCGCTGCAACCGGCCACGGAGATCTTCGTGTTCCCGCCGCGCCTGTTCCCGCAGACGTTCACCCTCGAGCACTTCGCCGCGCTCGCGGGTGACCCGCAACTGCTGCGCAACCTGCTCAACAGCATCCTCGTCTCGGCTGCCACGACGCTGCTCACCCTGGTCGTGGCGACGTACATGGCGTACTCGTTCTCGAAGTTCACCTACCGCGGCCGCAAGTCGCTGATGTACCTCGTGCTCGCGTCGCAGATGTTCCCGCACGCGCTGCTGCTCGTCAGCCTGTACCTGATCTTCAACGCGCTCGGGCTGCTCGACACCTACCTCGGGCTGGTGCTCTCGTTCACCGCGTTCACGATGCCGCTGTGCGTCTGGATGCTGAAGGGGGTGTTCGACACCATCCCCGACTCGATCATCGAGTCCGCGAAGGTCGACGGCGCCGGACCGTTCACCATCATCCACCGCATCGTCACACCCATTGCCGCCCCCGGCGTCGTGGCCGCCGGGCTGTTCGCGTTCATCCGCGGATGGAACGACTTCATCTTCGCGCTCACCCTGGTCGGGCGCGAGAAGCAGACCCTCCCACCGGGTCTGGTCAACGCCTTCGCCGGCGAGTTCCAGAACCAGTGGTCGGTGTTGATGGCCGCGTCGTTCGTGGTCTCGCTCCCCGTCATCGTCGGCTTCATCGCCCTGCAGCGCTATCTCGTCGCCGGCATCGCCGGCGGTGCGATCAAGGGCTGACGCGCTCTCCCTCACCGAGGAGGTGACATGTCCGGTCCACACGCCGACCCGGTCGGCATCACGCGCCGTTCCCTCCTGCGCGCTCTGGGCGCGGGCGCCGGGCTGGCAACGGTCGCCGGCATCGCCGGATGCGCGCCGTCGGTCCAACCACACGACGTGAACGCCGGCGGCGGACTCACCGACGACGACGGCGTCGAGACGTTCGCGTTCACGACGTGGATGATGGGCGAGACGGCGTCGAGGCCACTGGTGCAGCCCTCGCTCGACGCCTACCAGGCCTCGACCGGCGTGACGATCGAGACGCCCTCGTTGCCGTACGCCGACTTCCTGCGTCAGCTTGTCCTACAGGTGCAGGGCGGGCAGACCGCGGGACCGGTGCAGCTCGACATCACGTGGCTGTCCGTCCTCGGCACCATGGGCGCGGCGCTCGACCTCGCGCCGCTCGCCGAGGGAACGGACTACACCGACCAGGCTCTCGCGCTCGGCAGGTACAAGGGCAGGCAGATCGGCCTGCCGTGGACCAGCGGCGCGATCGGCCTCCTCGGCAACTCGGACCTGCTCGACAAGGCCGGCATCCGCGAACAACCCGAGACGATCGACGACTTCGAGGCGGCGCTCGTCGAGCTCAAGGGCGCGGGCCAGGGCGTCGTCCCGTACGCGGCGATGACGAAGGTGGCACAGCTCAAGGACGTCGTCGTGTGGATGTGGACGTTCGGCAGCCCCGTCGTGGAGAACGGCAGGATCACCGTCGGCGACGATGCCAGCGTCGAGGCACTCACCTGGTACAAGAAGCTCTACGACACCGGGCTGATCGGCAAGGACATCGACCGTGCCGACGCGCGGGCGTTGTTCGGTCAGGAGATGGTGGCCCTCTACGACGACGTCGTGTCCGCTCGGACGCTCGTGGCGCCCAACGCCAAGGACCCGAAGATCGGCGACAAGCTGGTCGCCTGGAAGCGTCCGGTGCGCGACGCCGGTGACACCCCGCAGAGCATGGCGTGGGGGCACGCGATCGCCATCATCGGCGGCGGGCCCGGCGAGTACGCCGCCGGCCGCTTCGTCAAGCACGTCACCAGCGACCCCGACAACGCGCTGGACTACTTCGAACGCGCCGGGTATCCCCCGGTCACCGAGACCGCGCTTACCGACAAGAGGTTCACCAAGGACAGGTTCGCGTCCGAGTTCGCGACACGGATCACGGAGACCGCGCAGGCCGACCCGCTGTGGCAGTTCCCGAAGTCGGCGCAGATCTACGAGACGCTGGCCCAACAGGTCCAAGCGATCCTCATCGGCGACACGACGCCGAAGGAGGGTCTCGCGACCGCGCGCGAGCGGATGCAGAAGCTTGTCACCTGACGAGGACCTACTCGACTCCGTCGCGACGGCGACCGACCGGTGCGCGTACCGGATCTGGGGCTTCGGCGTCGGCCCGGCCCTGGCCGGGCTGGTGCGCGCGGGCTCGGCGCTGAAACGGCCGGAGCTGGTCGACGGTGCCGCCGAGCGCGTCGCGCCGGCCCTGCATCGCGACCCCGACCCCACCGACCATCTCATCCCGGTCGAGGCGCTCGTCGAGCTGCGCCGCGAGATGGACGTGACGCCGGCGCTGGAACGCTTCCGCGCCGCCGTGCTCGACGCGACCCGACCCGTTCCTGGACGCCCGTGCGTCCACCGGCCCGACCTCCCCCGCTGGTCGTCGACGATCTGGGTCGACTGCATGCACACCGACGGCCCCGGCCTCGCCCTGCTCGGCGACACCACCGCCGCGGTGCGCGTCACCCGCGAGGCCGCCACCGCGCTGCAGCGTCCCGACGGGCTCTTCGACCACGGCTACGACGTCGCGACGGGCGAGGGCAACGGCGTCGCGTGGGGCCGCGGCCAG
The sequence above is drawn from the Streptosporangiales bacterium genome and encodes:
- a CDS encoding ABC transporter permease subunit is translated as MTTTRATVPAPSASGRLSDRTFAVLLTLPALALLAVIVCYPLLSALFTSLFEQSLILPGRAFVGLRNFADVLGTDFLPVLRNTAVFTVFATVLPFLVGFALALALNVGVRGQSVLRGVFLMPWVVPGVVVSFVWLWIFNASYGLLNGFLVRTGVVDVPIAWLADPLWATVAIIVAKSWASFPWMMVMLLAGLQTVPKDLHEAAALDGAGIVKRFRHVTLPHLRGIIGIVLLLEFIWNFQHFDIIYVLTGGGPAGTTTTFAVSVYNTAFKGFDLGHAGAMGALWMAVLTVLVVLYIRSSERKSS
- a CDS encoding ABC transporter permease subunit, whose product is MTATLDDVVDAPRTAPTRSRAAGRRRVDGTRIVAWCAIVVIGLFGLLPIYWMLVTALQPATEIFVFPPRLFPQTFTLEHFAALAGDPQLLRNLLNSILVSAATTLLTLVVATYMAYSFSKFTYRGRKSLMYLVLASQMFPHALLLVSLYLIFNALGLLDTYLGLVLSFTAFTMPLCVWMLKGVFDTIPDSIIESAKVDGAGPFTIIHRIVTPIAAPGVVAAGLFAFIRGWNDFIFALTLVGREKQTLPPGLVNAFAGEFQNQWSVLMAASFVVSLPVIVGFIALQRYLVAGIAGGAIKG
- a CDS encoding extracellular solute-binding protein, whose amino-acid sequence is MSGPHADPVGITRRSLLRALGAGAGLATVAGIAGCAPSVQPHDVNAGGGLTDDDGVETFAFTTWMMGETASRPLVQPSLDAYQASTGVTIETPSLPYADFLRQLVLQVQGGQTAGPVQLDITWLSVLGTMGAALDLAPLAEGTDYTDQALALGRYKGRQIGLPWTSGAIGLLGNSDLLDKAGIREQPETIDDFEAALVELKGAGQGVVPYAAMTKVAQLKDVVVWMWTFGSPVVENGRITVGDDASVEALTWYKKLYDTGLIGKDIDRADARALFGQEMVALYDDVVSARTLVAPNAKDPKIGDKLVAWKRPVRDAGDTPQSMAWGHAIAIIGGGPGEYAAGRFVKHVTSDPDNALDYFERAGYPPVTETALTDKRFTKDRFASEFATRITETAQADPLWQFPKSAQIYETLAQQVQAILIGDTTPKEGLATARERMQKLVT